A single genomic interval of Alteromonas sp. BL110 harbors:
- the wecA gene encoding UDP-N-acetylglucosamine--undecaprenyl-phosphate N-acetylglucosaminephosphotransferase has translation MLAYLQFVPLFTAFFVALILLVVMTPLAHQFGLVDQPTARKRHAGIVPLTGGVAIFMAVLVASVATDVWMKNNPLFFTASAFVVLLGMLDDRFDLSAKGRLMCQFGVAAIMAWSAQNYITSLGNIFGTGEVLLDLGGYFFTIICVVGVINAFNMIDGIDGLAGGMSLVILLTVAGFLIFTGNGASIMEPLIIVAAIVPFLAFNLSWKGFKGNKIFMGDAGSMFVGLTIVWLLVDHTQGDTAAFRPITAVWLVGLPLMDMAAIMYRRARKGQSMLKPDRQHLHNIFMRAGLSSRQSLVAILCLGACYCLIGILGEVYQAPEAVMFYGFIGLLVVYSLVIQHIWSVLRFIKRIRS, from the coding sequence ATGCTAGCGTACTTGCAGTTCGTCCCGCTTTTTACTGCATTTTTCGTAGCCCTAATTCTTTTAGTGGTGATGACGCCCTTAGCGCATCAGTTTGGCTTAGTTGACCAGCCTACTGCACGTAAACGCCACGCAGGTATCGTCCCTTTAACGGGAGGGGTAGCAATATTCATGGCTGTGCTTGTCGCAAGCGTTGCCACAGATGTATGGATGAAAAATAACCCGCTATTCTTTACCGCATCTGCTTTTGTAGTGTTACTTGGTATGCTGGACGACCGCTTTGATTTGAGTGCCAAAGGGCGTCTTATGTGTCAATTTGGCGTAGCCGCCATTATGGCATGGAGCGCGCAAAATTATATTACGTCGTTAGGTAATATCTTCGGTACCGGAGAGGTGCTGCTTGACCTTGGTGGCTATTTCTTCACGATCATTTGTGTTGTTGGTGTTATCAATGCATTTAACATGATAGATGGTATTGATGGTCTTGCTGGTGGTATGAGCTTGGTTATATTGCTTACCGTGGCCGGCTTTTTAATCTTTACCGGTAATGGCGCCTCTATTATGGAGCCGCTTATTATTGTAGCTGCTATTGTGCCTTTCCTGGCGTTTAATCTTAGTTGGAAAGGATTTAAAGGAAACAAGATATTTATGGGCGATGCAGGCAGTATGTTTGTCGGCCTCACCATTGTATGGCTGCTTGTTGACCACACCCAAGGTGACACTGCTGCGTTTAGGCCTATAACGGCGGTGTGGCTTGTCGGGCTTCCTTTGATGGATATGGCTGCAATCATGTATCGCCGTGCGCGCAAGGGGCAATCAATGTTGAAGCCAGACCGACAGCATCTTCACAACATTTTTATGCGTGCAGGGTTAAGTAGTAGACAGTCGTTGGTAGCTATATTGTGTCTAGGCGCGTGCTATTGCCTTATCGGTATTCTGGGCGAAGTTTATCAAGCACCTGAAGCGGTTATGTTCTATGGCTTTATTGGGCTTCTAGTTGTTTATAGTCTTGTGATTCAGCATATATGGAGCGTACTTCGCTTTATTAAGCGAATAAGGTCGTAG
- a CDS encoding polysaccharide biosynthesis/export family protein: MKFMGIKNTIKTLSVTVCSAVVGCMLLQPVFAQSVEQLQQLRERAQQSQSGGTTQSVSPLSISSQRTLPGATGSASSMGQFSTQPRNGVNLPGEPTIDTVFPAQAPMENPPFAANLFIGGFESERSSGLNDNYLVAPGDKINIWLWGAVNFSSVVTVDNQGNIFIPNIGPIRVANTPAGSVNQTVTAKIRQVYTNDVNVYVNLLTSTPVSIFVSGPVLRPGQYAGLASDSVLYYLKRAGGVDFQRGSFRQIDVVRNGKVVATADLYAFFRSGKLPEVSFKDGDTILVHPIGNTIVVETGARNSFTFEFLNEELNGGVVNYFARPGEFASHASVTGVRNNKQFARYLDLKEFASLELSAGDTVEYIADHEPQIYRINVAGAFAGASQIMVDKGARLLDVLDHIEADTTLSDTQNIYLLRESVAIKQKEIIEEGLQRLERSMYTAPISSTGEGAIRAQEAQLVADFIARARQVEPQGRVVVSENGDIANILLEPNDTIVIPEVTDLIHVGGEVLLPQSVVFNPDATTEDYVAWAGGFTERAEDERILIVRKNGNVTFSSVNDSFLSSDESKLEPGDQIIVLPAIDTKVLQAVKDITQIVYQIAIAANVATN; encoded by the coding sequence ATGAAGTTTATGGGTATAAAAAACACAATCAAAACACTTTCAGTAACAGTGTGTTCAGCCGTAGTTGGCTGCATGCTTTTGCAACCTGTTTTCGCACAAAGCGTCGAGCAGCTTCAACAGTTAAGAGAAAGGGCTCAACAATCGCAAAGCGGAGGGACTACACAATCAGTTTCTCCTCTAAGTATCTCATCACAGCGAACTCTACCTGGTGCAACAGGCTCAGCAAGTTCTATGGGGCAATTTTCAACTCAGCCAAGAAACGGTGTAAATTTGCCGGGAGAACCTACTATTGATACGGTTTTCCCCGCCCAAGCCCCTATGGAAAACCCGCCATTCGCTGCGAACCTATTTATTGGTGGCTTTGAATCGGAACGCAGTTCAGGTTTAAACGACAATTACCTAGTTGCACCGGGTGATAAAATAAATATCTGGTTATGGGGCGCGGTTAATTTCTCCAGTGTAGTTACCGTAGACAACCAAGGTAACATTTTCATCCCCAATATTGGTCCTATCCGCGTTGCAAATACACCTGCGGGCAGTGTAAACCAAACGGTTACGGCAAAAATCAGGCAGGTGTATACCAATGATGTGAATGTTTACGTAAACCTACTCACTTCTACACCTGTGTCTATATTTGTATCAGGGCCAGTATTGCGCCCGGGGCAGTACGCAGGCCTTGCGTCAGATAGCGTACTCTATTATCTAAAACGCGCGGGCGGCGTCGATTTCCAACGTGGCAGTTTTAGACAAATAGATGTGGTTCGCAATGGCAAGGTAGTAGCAACTGCAGACTTGTATGCATTTTTTAGAAGCGGAAAGCTTCCAGAAGTATCGTTCAAAGACGGTGACACTATTTTAGTGCACCCAATTGGCAACACTATTGTGGTTGAAACCGGAGCGCGGAATAGCTTTACCTTCGAATTTTTAAACGAAGAGCTTAACGGTGGCGTGGTTAATTATTTTGCTCGTCCCGGTGAATTTGCATCTCATGCCTCAGTGACAGGGGTTCGCAATAATAAACAGTTTGCACGTTACTTAGATTTAAAAGAGTTTGCCTCTTTGGAACTAAGCGCAGGCGATACGGTTGAGTATATTGCGGATCACGAACCTCAAATATATCGCATCAACGTTGCTGGCGCCTTCGCTGGCGCATCACAAATTATGGTTGATAAGGGCGCGCGCTTGCTCGACGTGCTAGATCATATTGAAGCTGATACCACACTTTCTGACACGCAAAATATTTACCTACTGAGAGAAAGTGTAGCGATAAAGCAAAAGGAAATTATTGAAGAGGGTTTACAGCGCCTGGAAAGAAGTATGTATACCGCACCAATAAGCTCAACAGGTGAAGGCGCTATTCGTGCACAAGAAGCACAGCTTGTCGCAGACTTTATTGCCCGTGCACGCCAAGTGGAACCTCAAGGCCGTGTGGTTGTGTCCGAAAATGGCGATATAGCAAACATTCTATTAGAGCCTAATGACACCATAGTTATCCCTGAAGTCACAGATTTGATACATGTTGGGGGAGAAGTATTGCTACCTCAGTCCGTGGTGTTTAACCCAGATGCAACTACTGAAGATTACGTAGCTTGGGCTGGCGGCTTTACTGAACGCGCTGAAGACGAGCGTATACTTATTGTTCGCAAAAACGGTAACGTTACTTTTTCAAGCGTGAACGACTCATTCCTTTCAAGCGACGAAAGCAAGCTTGAGCCAGGGGATCAGATTATCGTTCTGCCTGCAATTGACACAAAGGTACTGCAAGCAGTTAAAGACATTACCCAAATTGTTTATCAAATTGCTATTGCAGCTAACGTAGCTACTAATTAA
- a CDS encoding ABC transporter permease has protein sequence MVTFKDQLYAWRGVIFALFLRELQSKFNDKFGLGWAFLEPFAFIFALSYLRGLISGDDIHSIPLFLFMMIGMVGLQSLTTCLQSVSTSVRRNKPLYAFRQVQPISAILTAGFLEFSVKVVVVALLCLALYLMGETFTVNDPLLLISLFLLLWVFSISIGMIFAIAAAFVPEVDKIKSMLTRPLMFISCVFFSLQDLPEEYWPYLTWNPLVHFNELARYACFESYGTKGVSLSFVIEITIAFLFLSLSMYHITWKRVLSR, from the coding sequence ATGGTAACCTTTAAAGACCAGCTCTACGCATGGAGAGGCGTTATATTCGCGCTTTTCCTGCGTGAGCTTCAAAGTAAATTTAATGATAAATTTGGTTTGGGATGGGCATTTTTAGAGCCCTTTGCATTTATTTTCGCGCTGTCATACCTGCGCGGACTGATCAGTGGCGATGATATCCACTCTATCCCTCTCTTTCTGTTTATGATGATTGGTATGGTCGGCTTGCAGTCTTTGACTACATGCTTACAGTCAGTTTCAACGTCTGTACGAAGAAATAAGCCGCTCTATGCTTTCAGACAGGTTCAACCTATTTCAGCAATACTCACAGCCGGCTTCCTCGAGTTTTCTGTAAAAGTAGTGGTTGTCGCATTGCTATGCCTTGCGCTATACCTGATGGGTGAGACCTTTACGGTAAACGACCCATTGCTGCTGATATCTTTATTTTTACTTTTATGGGTATTCTCTATATCCATTGGGATGATCTTTGCTATTGCTGCCGCATTCGTACCAGAAGTTGATAAAATTAAATCAATGCTAACTCGTCCGTTAATGTTTATTTCGTGCGTATTTTTTAGCTTGCAAGACTTGCCCGAAGAGTATTGGCCGTATTTGACGTGGAACCCGCTTGTACATTTCAATGAGCTCGCACGCTATGCATGCTTCGAGTCCTATGGGACCAAAGGAGTGTCGTTAAGTTTTGTTATAGAAATTACCATCGCCTTCTTGTTTCTAAGCCTTTCGATGTACCACATCACGTGGAAGAGGGTGCTATCTCGATGA
- a CDS encoding ABC transporter ATP-binding protein — protein sequence MIRIENLTKSYPSKMGPQYIFKNLNFDFPTENNVAILGKNGAGKSTLFRMLAKSEYPDKGRVLTNKAMSWPVALQTGVHPQMTGRENTRFVGRINNVKSLPEYEEKVQEFAELGKRFDLPVKTYSSGMRAKLVFACCMNINFDIYLIDEATSVGDPLFRKKARLSLKEKSEQAGVIMVSHELDQIREFCTSAVIIDDGKLTYYHDLEEGIDVYTQDADNKKSLK from the coding sequence ATGATCAGAATAGAAAACTTAACAAAGAGCTATCCCAGTAAAATGGGGCCTCAATATATTTTTAAAAATCTAAATTTTGATTTTCCAACCGAGAATAACGTCGCAATTCTAGGTAAGAATGGTGCGGGTAAGTCAACCCTTTTCCGCATGCTAGCCAAAAGTGAATACCCGGACAAAGGCCGGGTTTTAACTAATAAAGCTATGTCGTGGCCGGTAGCTCTGCAAACAGGTGTGCACCCACAAATGACGGGGCGTGAAAACACGCGCTTTGTAGGACGAATTAACAACGTCAAATCGCTTCCTGAGTACGAAGAAAAAGTTCAAGAGTTCGCTGAGTTAGGAAAACGCTTCGATTTGCCCGTAAAGACCTACTCGTCAGGTATGCGCGCAAAATTGGTGTTTGCATGCTGCATGAATATTAATTTCGATATTTATCTTATCGATGAAGCGACATCTGTGGGCGATCCGCTTTTCAGAAAAAAAGCACGTTTATCACTCAAGGAAAAAAGCGAGCAGGCTGGTGTTATCATGGTTAGCCATGAACTTGACCAAATCCGCGAATTCTGTACATCTGCCGTCATCATTGACGATGGAAAGCTCACTTATTATCACGATCTCGAAGAAGGCATCGACGTTTATACGCAGGATGCAGACAATAAGAAATCACTTAAATAG
- a CDS encoding capsule biosynthesis protein: protein MEKSLTQLNALLSKHKMLLLVLPWVLYAAYLVLWAAPQYESKSQLIVKSSDGGSSFDPSSLLMAAGVSGASGGTESQLVEAYIQSADMIKFLDETIGLREHYMSDKADMFSGLPSSHKQEDFYQFYLDHIEVSVDSASSVISLRTRAFDAEYAKIINQAIVDKAEEFINNINNNLAKSKLTFAKGEHEIVEQKLQQAKTEILGFQSKYNVLDPTAEGAAFQQIAFSLEATLAQKKAELSTMSTMMSNVAPEVINIKREIAALQKEVEKQKERISTAEGESEALSVSELMAQYSNLQVQLQLAIQAYSSSLITLENARVEAYQKLQHLVTVESPTLPDDNAYPTVIYNLVLFGVSLLLIYGIVRIVVATIREL from the coding sequence GTGGAAAAATCTCTCACACAGCTCAATGCCCTTCTAAGTAAACACAAAATGCTGTTGCTTGTACTTCCATGGGTACTTTACGCCGCCTATCTTGTTTTGTGGGCGGCGCCACAATACGAAAGTAAAAGCCAGCTTATTGTTAAATCAAGCGATGGAGGCAGTAGCTTCGACCCGTCTTCTCTACTGATGGCAGCCGGCGTATCTGGCGCGTCAGGCGGTACAGAAAGTCAATTAGTGGAAGCCTATATTCAATCTGCAGATATGATTAAGTTTCTCGATGAAACGATAGGCCTTCGAGAGCATTACATGTCAGACAAAGCCGATATGTTTAGCGGCCTTCCCTCTTCTCATAAGCAAGAAGACTTTTATCAGTTTTACTTAGATCATATTGAAGTAAGCGTTGATTCAGCATCTTCTGTCATTAGTCTGCGCACACGCGCCTTTGACGCAGAGTACGCGAAAATAATCAACCAAGCTATTGTTGATAAAGCGGAAGAGTTTATTAATAACATCAATAATAACTTGGCGAAATCGAAGCTCACTTTTGCTAAAGGTGAACATGAGATTGTTGAGCAAAAACTTCAGCAAGCAAAGACGGAAATTTTAGGCTTTCAATCCAAATACAACGTGCTTGACCCTACAGCTGAAGGTGCAGCGTTTCAGCAAATCGCTTTTTCATTGGAAGCGACACTTGCTCAGAAAAAAGCGGAGTTAAGTACCATGTCTACCATGATGTCTAACGTCGCACCTGAAGTCATTAATATTAAGCGTGAGATAGCCGCCCTCCAAAAAGAAGTAGAAAAGCAGAAAGAGCGAATTAGTACTGCGGAAGGAGAAAGCGAAGCCCTATCTGTAAGTGAGTTGATGGCGCAATACAGTAACCTTCAGGTTCAGCTTCAACTCGCCATTCAAGCGTACTCTTCATCGCTGATTACGCTTGAAAACGCGCGCGTAGAGGCGTACCAAAAGCTACAACATTTGGTCACGGTAGAGTCGCCTACCCTTCCGGATGATAATGCTTACCCCACGGTTATTTACAACCTCGTTTTATTTGGCGTTTCGCTATTATTGATATATGGAATTGTCAGAATTGTCGTTGCTACCATCCGCGAGTTATAG
- a CDS encoding peptide MFS transporter: MKPSNDTSFFGHPGGLRTLFFTEMWERMSYYGMRALLVLFMTASLQTQGLGLTVATAGAIYGLYTGAVYFLGLPGGWLADRLIGGRSAVWYGGIIIFAGHVVLAIDLQNLFFVGLILVASGTGLLKPNISAMVGQQYGDDDGRRDSGYALYYMGINIGSLIAYLVTGYLQENWGWHYAFGAAAIGMAIGLIQYYFSNRSLSADSVAPANPYQGAAKQRAWMGVWAVVAIAIVVIVLAHMGTIVIEPVALAQQVAVAFTVIFFAYFGFIYFKGQLSENEKKRMWALFLVCVASACFWSGFEQAGSSLNLFAQNYTDRVLESGSLITSLFGMDAIPTVWFQLSNSLFIIILSPFFAALWINLAKRMIDPSYTIKCAIGIVIMASGFLVMFMASQYAAQGLKVAPMWLVTTYFLHTVGELCLSPVALSAVSKLSPKRFAGQMMGVFVLTYSIGNIIAGLLSGNFDPEKVEQMPDLYLQIALFSIAIAIVIGLMSFKSRFWEKAGIEEKA, encoded by the coding sequence ATGAAACCATCTAACGATACTAGCTTTTTCGGCCATCCAGGGGGCCTAAGAACGCTATTCTTTACAGAAATGTGGGAGCGCATGAGTTACTACGGTATGCGCGCGCTACTTGTTCTTTTTATGACTGCGAGTTTACAAACACAAGGTTTGGGCTTAACCGTCGCAACTGCTGGCGCGATCTACGGCCTATACACAGGTGCGGTATACTTTTTAGGTTTACCTGGCGGTTGGTTAGCTGACCGTCTAATTGGTGGCAGAAGCGCCGTATGGTACGGCGGTATTATCATTTTCGCAGGTCACGTAGTACTTGCTATAGACTTACAAAACCTATTTTTCGTGGGCCTTATTCTTGTTGCTTCGGGCACAGGCTTACTTAAGCCCAATATTTCAGCCATGGTTGGTCAGCAATATGGTGACGATGACGGCCGACGCGATAGTGGTTATGCGCTATATTACATGGGCATAAATATCGGCTCTCTTATCGCCTACCTAGTGACTGGTTATTTACAGGAAAACTGGGGCTGGCACTATGCATTCGGTGCTGCTGCTATTGGTATGGCCATTGGCCTAATTCAATATTACTTCAGCAATCGCTCGCTATCGGCTGATTCTGTCGCCCCGGCAAACCCATATCAAGGCGCGGCTAAGCAACGTGCATGGATGGGCGTATGGGCAGTGGTTGCGATTGCTATAGTGGTTATTGTACTTGCGCACATGGGCACCATTGTTATCGAGCCTGTCGCCCTTGCTCAACAAGTTGCCGTTGCATTCACCGTCATTTTCTTCGCTTACTTCGGCTTTATTTATTTTAAAGGCCAGCTGAGCGAGAATGAGAAAAAGCGCATGTGGGCACTATTTTTAGTATGTGTTGCATCTGCTTGTTTCTGGTCTGGCTTTGAGCAAGCAGGCTCTTCGTTAAACCTATTCGCACAGAACTATACCGACCGTGTACTTGAAAGCGGTTCTCTAATTACGTCCCTATTCGGAATGGACGCAATTCCTACTGTATGGTTTCAGCTTTCAAACTCGCTATTTATCATTATTTTGTCGCCTTTCTTCGCTGCCCTTTGGATTAACCTTGCTAAGCGAATGATTGACCCGTCGTACACCATCAAATGTGCTATTGGTATCGTTATTATGGCATCGGGCTTCTTGGTAATGTTTATGGCGTCACAATACGCTGCTCAAGGCCTTAAAGTTGCGCCTATGTGGCTAGTTACTACTTACTTCTTGCATACGGTTGGTGAGCTTTGCCTAAGCCCAGTGGCACTAAGCGCTGTAAGTAAGCTCTCGCCCAAGCGTTTTGCAGGGCAAATGATGGGGGTGTTTGTACTAACCTACTCTATCGGTAATATCATCGCAGGCCTGCTTTCTGGTAACTTTGATCCAGAGAAGGTTGAGCAAATGCCTGACCTGTATCTTCAAATTGCCCTATTTAGTATAGCTATTGCTATCGTGATTGGCTTAATGAGCTTTAAGTCTCGTTTCTGGGAAAAAGCAGGTATTGAAGAAAAAGCGTAA
- a CDS encoding DUF6170 family protein: MKFYFSTRDIPALQGLPLTERVKLLDQASKRLTVPEKTLLNVLKLLVIVPVFALILQTASNWTSLLWAFVVFLVYPLVIKPIQYSICAKYIAQPSSKENA; this comes from the coding sequence ATGAAGTTTTATTTTTCTACAAGAGACATTCCTGCCTTACAAGGTCTTCCTTTAACAGAGCGCGTTAAGTTGCTCGACCAGGCTTCAAAACGGCTTACTGTTCCAGAAAAGACCTTACTGAATGTTCTAAAGCTACTCGTTATCGTGCCTGTGTTTGCTCTTATTCTTCAAACCGCATCAAATTGGACCTCGTTACTCTGGGCTTTTGTGGTATTTTTAGTTTATCCATTGGTTATCAAACCTATTCAATATTCCATATGCGCTAAATACATCGCGCAACCGTCTAGCAAGGAGAATGCATGA
- the galE gene encoding UDP-glucose 4-epimerase GalE — translation MKTILVTGGAGYIGSHTVLQLLEQNYGVVVLDNLANSSAESLRRVETLTGKSVTFVQGDIRDIAVLDDIFSEHNIFAVIHFAGLKAVGESVQKPLSYYENNVYGTLTLCKAMQKHNVKNIVFSSSATVYGDPASLPLREDMATGQPTNPYGMSKLMVEHMLSDLYVSDGDWNIVLLRYFNPVGAHESGQIGEDPNGIPNNLMPYISQVATGKLEQLSVFGDDYDTVDGTGVRDYIHVVDLANGHLKALDRLNLNMGLDKYNLGTGQGYSVIEMIKAFEKGSGKIVSYKIAPRRSGDVAACYADPTKAATELNWHAEKGLEDMCADTWNWQSQNPMGYPKD, via the coding sequence ATGAAGACCATCCTAGTCACTGGTGGTGCCGGCTATATAGGTAGCCACACAGTTCTACAGTTACTTGAACAAAACTACGGCGTTGTCGTACTCGACAACCTAGCCAACTCAAGTGCTGAGTCGTTGCGTCGCGTTGAAACCCTGACGGGTAAGTCGGTGACATTTGTTCAAGGCGATATTCGCGACATTGCTGTGTTAGATGACATCTTCAGCGAGCATAATATTTTTGCCGTTATTCACTTTGCGGGCTTAAAAGCCGTTGGCGAATCTGTACAAAAGCCCCTTTCGTACTACGAAAACAACGTGTACGGCACGCTAACGCTATGTAAAGCCATGCAGAAACACAATGTGAAGAATATTGTATTTAGCTCATCTGCTACGGTTTACGGCGACCCAGCATCGCTCCCGCTACGAGAAGATATGGCTACAGGGCAACCAACTAACCCTTATGGTATGTCTAAACTGATGGTTGAACATATGCTTAGCGATCTTTATGTATCAGACGGCGATTGGAACATAGTGCTGCTTCGCTACTTCAACCCAGTTGGCGCGCACGAGTCGGGTCAAATTGGTGAAGATCCTAACGGCATTCCAAATAACCTAATGCCTTATATCTCTCAGGTAGCCACCGGTAAGTTGGAGCAACTAAGCGTATTTGGTGATGATTACGATACTGTTGATGGCACTGGCGTTCGCGACTACATCCATGTTGTCGATCTTGCAAACGGCCACTTGAAGGCGCTCGACCGCTTAAACCTAAATATGGGTCTGGATAAATACAACCTAGGTACGGGTCAAGGCTATTCAGTAATCGAAATGATCAAAGCTTTCGAAAAAGGTTCGGGTAAAATTGTATCTTATAAAATTGCACCGCGTAGAAGCGGTGACGTAGCAGCCTGTTACGCCGACCCTACTAAAGCAGCCACAGAACTTAACTGGCATGCTGAAAAAGGCTTAGAAGATATGTGTGCCGACACATGGAACTGGCAATCGCAAAACCCGATGGGCTACCCAAAGGACTAG
- a CDS encoding MlaA family lipoprotein has product MDLSKSLATGFIIAASILGGCATNDAQSQAQSQEAKTNAAVVDTSDPRDPLEPVNREIWDFNWDVLDAYILRPITVTYVTVMPQPARTGLVNITDNLQEPANFLNNMFQGKVDDGLDSLARFLINTTVGLVGTFDVASKIGIERKREQFGETLAVWGLDTGPFLMLPFLGPSDPRSFTGDYVDGFAFPMSLLEGSVNLARIGISVLETRAQLLDQEAQLEQSVDDYAFVKNAYFENLEFRVTDGKSGDKAIDDEQLDDFADFEAMLEGNDFDSYEETSEEAVDEPTDSEDASSDDSEKAK; this is encoded by the coding sequence ATGGATTTGTCTAAATCGCTCGCTACTGGGTTTATTATTGCCGCAAGTATTCTAGGTGGCTGTGCGACTAATGATGCACAGTCTCAAGCGCAGTCTCAGGAAGCTAAGACAAATGCTGCTGTAGTGGATACATCTGACCCACGAGATCCGCTTGAACCGGTTAACCGTGAAATCTGGGATTTCAATTGGGATGTATTGGATGCATATATTTTGCGCCCTATTACAGTTACTTATGTAACCGTAATGCCTCAGCCTGCACGCACTGGCTTAGTCAACATTACGGATAACCTACAAGAGCCGGCAAACTTTTTAAATAATATGTTTCAAGGTAAGGTGGATGATGGACTAGATAGCCTAGCTCGATTCTTAATTAACACCACGGTAGGCTTAGTTGGCACCTTTGATGTCGCATCTAAGATTGGGATTGAGCGTAAACGAGAGCAATTTGGGGAGACCCTTGCTGTGTGGGGCTTAGATACAGGCCCTTTCTTAATGTTGCCATTTTTAGGCCCAAGCGATCCGCGAAGCTTTACTGGTGACTATGTGGACGGTTTTGCGTTTCCAATGTCGTTACTTGAAGGCTCGGTAAACTTAGCGCGTATTGGTATTTCTGTACTTGAAACGAGAGCTCAATTACTCGACCAAGAAGCGCAGTTAGAGCAGTCAGTTGACGATTATGCTTTCGTTAAAAATGCTTATTTTGAGAATCTAGAATTCCGCGTTACTGATGGTAAAAGCGGTGACAAAGCGATAGATGATGAGCAGCTTGATGACTTTGCTGATTTCGAAGCAATGTTGGAAGGCAATGACTTTGATAGCTATGAAGAAACGTCGGAAGAAGCTGTTGATGAGCCTACAGATTCAGAAGATGCGTCATCTGATGACAGTGAGAAAGCGAAGTAA
- the ccmI gene encoding c-type cytochrome biogenesis protein CcmI: MSWSEFYIIVSGLITLVLLIVAFPWLRNKNHAKQDSLSNTQIVKQRLAELDREVQEGLISEHDKRQAVDELKLALVDESAFHQHKTGNAKLPLAIGGLLAVVCGTIVYSQVNQMERVAQANEAIEALPELSQQLASGNANNLTQRDIASLALAIRQRLREEPEDDTGWMYFGRLMLSVGQEVQAIEAIDKAVSLAPTNSGNRITLAQALMTTGDVNNLERAQSILLGLLNDNPENDNLALMMAVVSAQLGDLNNTRRFYQQVEGKLPADSDMAQRLVARIKELEGNTSEMVAIQRSDAEPVDETGAQGDIKEAVTGFTITVNLSDDAKASAPKEGFLIVFAQDANSANRMPAAVAKLPIEDFPVSVTLTTENAMMPQFTLAALSDVVVTARLSKDGNVAVAQGEWQGSVNSSVIANEISSLSIIIDKEL, translated from the coding sequence ATGAGTTGGTCTGAGTTTTATATTATTGTTTCAGGCTTAATCACGCTTGTTCTTTTAATTGTCGCTTTCCCATGGCTGCGCAATAAAAATCACGCAAAACAAGACAGTTTGAGCAATACGCAAATTGTTAAGCAGCGCCTTGCTGAACTTGACCGCGAGGTGCAAGAAGGGCTTATTAGTGAGCACGACAAGCGCCAGGCGGTTGATGAACTTAAACTGGCACTTGTGGATGAAAGTGCATTTCACCAACACAAAACCGGTAACGCTAAATTGCCACTTGCAATAGGTGGTCTACTTGCAGTTGTATGCGGAACAATTGTGTATTCGCAAGTGAACCAGATGGAGCGTGTGGCTCAGGCAAATGAAGCAATTGAAGCGCTACCCGAGCTAAGTCAACAGCTTGCTAGCGGTAACGCGAATAACCTGACCCAACGAGATATTGCTAGTCTTGCTCTTGCCATACGCCAGCGCTTGAGAGAAGAGCCCGAAGACGATACTGGCTGGATGTATTTCGGCAGATTGATGTTGAGTGTTGGGCAAGAAGTGCAGGCTATTGAAGCTATAGATAAAGCAGTTAGTTTGGCGCCTACTAATTCAGGTAACCGCATTACGCTAGCTCAAGCTTTGATGACCACGGGTGATGTAAATAACTTGGAACGCGCGCAATCTATCTTATTAGGTTTGCTTAATGATAACCCTGAGAATGATAATCTCGCGCTTATGATGGCAGTGGTTTCTGCTCAACTTGGTGATCTTAATAATACTCGTCGTTTTTATCAGCAAGTTGAAGGCAAACTGCCAGCAGATAGCGATATGGCCCAGCGTTTAGTTGCGCGTATAAAAGAGCTAGAGGGAAATACCAGCGAAATGGTAGCGATACAACGCTCTGATGCAGAACCTGTGGATGAGACAGGTGCACAGGGCGATATCAAGGAAGCCGTTACTGGTTTTACTATTACCGTTAATTTGTCTGATGACGCCAAAGCTAGCGCGCCTAAAGAAGGCTTTTTAATTGTGTTTGCTCAAGATGCTAACTCAGCTAATAGAATGCCCGCTGCAGTGGCTAAGCTGCCAATAGAAGACTTTCCGGTTTCTGTAACATTAACTACCGAGAACGCTATGATGCCGCAATTTACACTTGCTGCGCTTTCTGATGTAGTGGTTACCGCAAGGCTATCGAAAGATGGCAATGTGGCGGTAGCTCAAGGGGAATGGCAAGGTAGTGTAAATTCGAGTGTTATTGCCAATGAGATTTCTTCACTAAGCATTATTATTGATAAGGAATTATAA